One genomic region from Fictibacillus marinisediminis encodes:
- a CDS encoding Cof-type HAD-IIB family hydrolase translates to MVYRMLILDIDGTLLRSNFRLDKETREAIDYVKKKGVYITLASGRNFPSTKKIAKALKLDGYLISQNGGYIASSVDEPFFESHISKEDTYRIVNILENYNCHIRLVHERFSVGNQVQQKNQLVAKVTLGAGDPLFYPVTFTENLSSNVLEKEITPSKIDVQFFEERERRSAEQHLRTHFANFEYTSSTKCNFEITSPNVTKANALRLLGLKLDVTPEEMVAVGDSHNDREMIEMAGLGVAMGNAPEDVKQAANWITRTNDQLGVPYMIKEVFRKQLRVGLY, encoded by the coding sequence ATGGTATACCGGATGCTGATTCTTGACATCGATGGGACCCTGTTGAGAAGCAATTTTCGTTTGGATAAGGAAACGAGGGAAGCGATAGATTATGTGAAGAAGAAGGGCGTTTATATCACACTGGCCTCAGGGAGGAATTTTCCATCTACAAAAAAGATCGCTAAGGCATTGAAACTTGATGGTTATTTAATCAGCCAAAACGGCGGGTATATCGCTTCTAGTGTGGATGAACCGTTTTTTGAATCACATATTTCAAAAGAAGACACGTATCGGATTGTCAATATTTTAGAGAATTACAATTGTCATATCCGGCTTGTGCATGAACGGTTCTCAGTCGGAAACCAGGTTCAGCAGAAAAACCAGCTCGTTGCGAAGGTAACATTGGGTGCAGGGGATCCGCTTTTCTACCCAGTAACGTTCACGGAGAACCTGAGCAGTAATGTACTGGAAAAAGAGATTACCCCGTCTAAGATTGACGTTCAGTTCTTTGAGGAAAGAGAGCGGAGGTCAGCGGAACAGCATTTGAGAACGCATTTTGCCAATTTTGAGTATACCTCCTCGACGAAGTGCAATTTCGAAATTACTTCCCCCAATGTCACGAAAGCCAATGCATTAAGACTGCTCGGCTTGAAGCTTGATGTGACCCCTGAGGAGATGGTGGCTGTCGGTGATTCTCATAATGACAGGGAAATGATTGAGATGGCAGGACTTGGAGTGGCCATGGGCAATGCTCCTGAAGATGTGAAACAGGCTGCAAATTGGATCACCAGGACGAACGATCAGCTCGGAGTGCCATATATGATAAAAGAAGTTTTCCGAAAGCAGCTGAGAGTGGGACTATATTAA
- a CDS encoding YlbF family regulator, whose protein sequence is MMSNIYDLAYSLEKALRDSEDFQTLKQCYAEVNADAEAQKMFEEFRNLQMGLQQKQMTGEQVTQEEVEKAQAMFQAVQQNEIISKLMATEQRMSLTISDLNKIITKPLEEIYGPMVDNEQ, encoded by the coding sequence ATCATGTCTAATATTTATGACTTGGCATACAGCCTTGAAAAAGCTTTGCGCGACAGCGAGGATTTCCAAACATTAAAACAATGCTATGCAGAAGTTAATGCTGATGCAGAAGCACAAAAAATGTTTGAAGAATTCCGCAATCTGCAAATGGGCCTTCAGCAAAAACAAATGACCGGCGAACAAGTAACACAAGAGGAAGTGGAAAAAGCTCAAGCCATGTTCCAAGCCGTTCAGCAAAATGAAATCATCAGCAAACTCATGGCAACTGAACAGCGCATGAGTCTAACCATTTCTGATCTGAATAAAATCATCACTAAACCGCTCGAAGAGATCTACGGACCAATGGTAGATAACGAGCAATAA